A region of Nakaseomyces glabratus chromosome M, complete sequence DNA encodes the following proteins:
- the ATG23 gene encoding Atg23p (CAGL0M00968g~Ortholog(s) have role in late nucleophagy, positive regulation of macroautophagy, protein localization by the Cvt pathway, protein localization to pre-autophagosomal structure) produces the protein MLNDILVEVAEKTQLLESLIIPHERALTESDYSDQLENIRAEISATLNSLSNLNDLLISHDGPLRTEISSLMASKSKLKKINMKELTLLNEQETLETLRNDSSNLESSRPGFTTQQQQSITIASSYRHELQKYLDLVDVEKTSLNTNKLADNSKISKEDVENSDFNFNLKRYEKQQSILHSALTVNEIEIKKLETLLKEFRKDNNFIRDELKLINSNLKSHEDLISDELKQIDESRYAIMQSIGYSGRNEQQSSILDSIVKLSIKKPDIRTLIQERIEEYSNLLNFIDMKLNGLDQMLQEYKSRKSEWAEKSILWSQCLALISELEVTVRDQLSSAHTVGSEISPDQIKAQIKKFLTKLNKLLDESDLEDVVYSLVRNEVNSLNVALDEMNQMPQIKNDISDRESIHNPSFKLISKSPPKTGFSSENVSYKLNNTNIKKD, from the coding sequence ATGCTAAACGACATTTTAGTTGAGGTTGCAGAAAAAACCCAGTTACTGGAATCCCTGATCATACCTCATGAGAGAGCACTCACTGAGTCGGATTACTCTGATCAGTTAGAAAACATAAGGGCTGAAATCTCAGCGACTCTCAATAGTTTAAGCAATCTGAATGATTTACTCATATCTCATGATGGGCCGTTACGAACAGAAATCTCATCGTTAATGGCAAGCAAAtccaagttgaagaagatcaacaTGAAAGAACTTACACTTCTCAACGAACAAGAGACGTTGGAGACTCTTCGTAACgattcttcaaatttggAGTCATCAAGGCCAGGATTCACCACGCAGCAGCAGCAATCTATTACAATAGCTTCATCTTACCGCCATGAACTTCAGAAATACCTAGACTTGGTCGATGTGGAGAAAACCTCGCTCAACACCAACAAACTGGCCGATAATTCGAAAATATCTAAAGAGGATGTAGAAAACTCcgatttcaatttcaatctGAAACGTTACGAAAAGCAGCAGTCGATATTACATAGCGCTCTGACAGTCAATGAGATAGAGATAAAGAAATTAGAAACACTGCTGAAAGAATTTAGAAAGGATAATAACTTCATCAGAGATGAATTAAAGCTGATAAATAGTAATCTTAAATCACACGAGGATTTAATTAGTGATGAACTAAAGCAAATCGATGAATCCCGTTATGCTATTATGCAATCAATTGGCTATAGTGGCAGGAATGAACAACAGTCGTCCATATTAGATAGCATTGTGaaattatcaataaaaaagcCTGATATTCGCACACTAATCCAGGAAAGGATCGAAGAGTATTCAAACCTATTGAATTTCATTGATATGAAGTTAAATGGACTAGATCAAATGCTACAAGAATATAAATCAAGGAAATCTGAATGGGCAGAAAAAAGTATCCTTTGGAGCCAATGTCTTGCGCTAATATCAGAATTGGAGGTTACAGTTAGGGATCAATTATCTTCAGCACATACTGTAGGCTCAGAAATTAGTCCTGACCAAATTAAAGcacaaataaaaaaattcttaACCAAGCTTAACAAATTATTAGACGAATCCGATTTAGAGGATGTTGTATATTCCCTGGTTAGAAATGAAGTTAACAGTTTGAATGTGGCCCTTGATGAAATGAATCAAATGCctcaaatcaaaaatgaTATCTCTGATAGAGAAAGCATTCATAATCCCTCATTCAAACTAATCAGCAAATCACCACCCAAAACTGGATTTAGCAGCGAGAATGTAAGTTATAAGCTGAACAAcacaaatataaagaaagaTTAA